Proteins encoded by one window of Mycolicibacterium sp. ND9-15:
- a CDS encoding alpha/beta fold hydrolase — MTEISPDDELATLSEFIFLEENARQAGVESVPHVERIDSGPISSLKFGHAPPRVVFLHGGAQNAHTWDTVIVGLGEPALAIDLPGHGRSAWREDGVYGPKSNAVTIEPVVRDLASDADLVVGMSLGGLSALRLAVQTPDLVRRLVLVDVTPSAPERHLEMTEEQKGTVALVQGERIFPSFDAMLEKTVAAAPHRDRESLRRGVFHNARRLEDGTWTWRYDAIRKGEGFEGLWDDVPRLEVATTLVRGANSFFVNDDDAAEFARRAPGFKDVQIVEDSGHSVQSDQPLKLISILRGVLAEQR, encoded by the coding sequence GTGACGGAAATCTCGCCTGACGACGAACTGGCCACGCTGTCGGAGTTCATCTTCCTCGAGGAGAACGCGCGGCAGGCCGGTGTCGAGTCGGTGCCCCACGTCGAACGCATCGACTCCGGGCCGATCAGTTCCTTGAAGTTCGGCCACGCGCCGCCGCGAGTGGTTTTCCTGCACGGTGGTGCTCAGAACGCGCACACCTGGGACACGGTGATCGTCGGCCTCGGCGAACCGGCGCTGGCTATCGACCTGCCTGGGCATGGTCGCTCGGCATGGCGCGAGGACGGCGTCTACGGGCCGAAGAGCAATGCGGTCACGATCGAACCTGTCGTGCGGGACCTGGCGTCCGACGCCGACTTGGTGGTCGGCATGTCGCTAGGTGGTCTGAGTGCGTTGCGGCTCGCGGTGCAGACGCCGGATCTGGTGCGCCGGCTGGTGCTCGTCGACGTGACGCCGTCAGCGCCGGAGCGGCACCTCGAGATGACCGAGGAGCAGAAGGGCACCGTGGCGTTGGTGCAGGGCGAGCGCATCTTCCCCTCGTTCGACGCGATGCTGGAGAAAACGGTCGCTGCGGCACCGCACCGCGACCGGGAGTCGTTGCGGCGGGGCGTTTTCCACAACGCTCGACGGCTCGAGGACGGCACGTGGACCTGGCGCTACGACGCGATACGCAAAGGCGAGGGCTTCGAAGGGCTGTGGGACGACGTGCCTCGACTGGAGGTGGCGACGACGCTGGTGCGCGGCGCCAACTCGTTCTTCGTCAACGACGACGACGCTGCCGAATTCGCCCGCCGGGCACCGGGGTTCAAGGATGTGCAGATCGTCGAGGATTCCGGCCACTCGGTGCAGAGCGACCAGCCTCTCAAGCTGATCTCGATTCTGCGTGGTGTGCTCGCCGAGCAGCGGTGA